One part of the Stegostoma tigrinum isolate sSteTig4 chromosome 14, sSteTig4.hap1, whole genome shotgun sequence genome encodes these proteins:
- the otos gene encoding otospiralin isoform X1 has product MKCIVCIGLFIFLVLNILTDASVIRQSDAHHVEKRSPPYWPYSTTDFWRYVEYFRSIGDYERIQQLAHTFFAHFPIGNTMGYDTPEQQEVQKEVQVEIAKEAHE; this is encoded by the exons ATGAAGTGCATTGTCTGTATTGGGCTATTTATATTTCTCGTCCTGAACATCCTGACTG ATGCCAGTGTAATCCGACAGTCAGATG CTCACCATGTGGAAAAACGAAGCCCACCTTATTGGCCTTACTCCACCACTGATTTCTGGCGATATGTAGAGTATTTCCGAAGCATTGGAGACTATGAAAGGATCCAGCAACTGGCACACACTTTCTTTGCTCATTTTCCTATAGGGAATACTATGGGCTACGACACTCCTGAGCAACAAGAAGTACAAAAAGAAGTACAAGTCGAGATTGCAAAGGAAGCACATGAATAG
- the otos gene encoding otospiralin isoform X2, whose protein sequence is MTAWAAESWQVIKAHHVEKRSPPYWPYSTTDFWRYVEYFRSIGDYERIQQLAHTFFAHFPIGNTMGYDTPEQQEVQKEVQVEIAKEAHE, encoded by the exons ATGACTGCATGGGCAGCGGAAAGCTGGCAGGTAATAAAAG CTCACCATGTGGAAAAACGAAGCCCACCTTATTGGCCTTACTCCACCACTGATTTCTGGCGATATGTAGAGTATTTCCGAAGCATTGGAGACTATGAAAGGATCCAGCAACTGGCACACACTTTCTTTGCTCATTTTCCTATAGGGAATACTATGGGCTACGACACTCCTGAGCAACAAGAAGTACAAAAAGAAGTACAAGTCGAGATTGCAAAGGAAGCACATGAATAG